A portion of the Natronococcus sp. AD-5 genome contains these proteins:
- a CDS encoding DUF7384 family protein, translating to MSERRDEPDPTRVVADPAVLAADLFVGGDAREALDHVRRHSWIDLVASDRLLEETERLVASLADEELAADHRERLEADSVAIDQPEDDHPALASAYRGEAAHLLSYDERLSSAKAGLSLQPRVSVSVRPPDAFARLFDPESLYEAAVGGEYPGPDRNPRE from the coding sequence ATGAGTGAACGCCGCGACGAGCCCGACCCGACTCGAGTCGTCGCCGATCCGGCGGTGCTCGCGGCCGACCTTTTCGTCGGCGGCGACGCCCGCGAGGCGCTCGATCACGTGCGGCGACACTCCTGGATCGACCTCGTCGCGAGCGATCGACTGCTCGAGGAGACCGAACGGCTCGTCGCCTCCCTCGCCGACGAGGAACTCGCCGCCGACCACCGGGAGCGACTCGAGGCCGATAGCGTCGCGATCGATCAGCCGGAAGACGACCACCCCGCGCTGGCGTCCGCCTATCGGGGAGAGGCGGCGCACCTGCTCTCCTACGACGAGCGGCTCAGTTCCGCGAAGGCGGGACTCTCGCTCCAGCCCCGCGTCTCGGTGAGCGTTCGTCCGCCGGACGCGTTCGCCCGCCTGTTCGATCCCGAGAGCCTCTACGAAGCCGCCGTCGGCGGCGAGTATCCGGGACCGGACCGCAATCCCCGGGAGTAG
- a CDS encoding putative sulfate/molybdate transporter has protein sequence MAYSARSEARSDLEFTARELAGALGDSITVLPLLVALAATTTVSLPHVLVGFGVFQIVWGLYYGMPLSVEPMKALVGLAIVGSLSYPELAAAGLLAGGVLLAVGRLGLVGRLQRVVGEPVIRGVQFAVALLLLEAAVGLSVGNLPVAVAGLAVVVALALVGYRQVSVLAVLALGAVAATAATGVPTPRVPDPALFPAGSPAVTTAALEGTVAQLGMTIGNAAIATALLCGDLYDRDIDADDLSQSMGVTCLAAIPIGGVPMCHGSGGLAGKYAFGARTGGANVLLGLGYLALALVAAGALLAAFPLALLGVLLVVVALELGRAAFDPVADGRSLALVVGVGVVGLAINVGVAFVLGAVAFWGVSRLE, from the coding sequence ATGGCGTACTCGGCGCGTTCTGAGGCGCGGTCCGATCTCGAGTTCACCGCGAGAGAACTGGCGGGTGCGCTAGGTGATTCGATTACGGTTCTCCCGCTGCTGGTCGCGCTGGCCGCGACGACGACCGTCTCGTTGCCGCACGTCCTCGTCGGCTTCGGCGTCTTCCAGATCGTCTGGGGGCTCTACTACGGGATGCCGCTCTCCGTGGAGCCGATGAAGGCCCTCGTCGGGCTGGCCATCGTCGGCTCCCTTTCGTATCCGGAGCTGGCGGCCGCCGGGCTGCTCGCGGGCGGCGTCCTGCTCGCAGTCGGCCGACTCGGCCTCGTCGGCCGGCTCCAGCGCGTCGTCGGCGAACCCGTGATCCGGGGCGTCCAGTTCGCCGTCGCGCTGCTGTTGCTCGAGGCGGCCGTCGGCCTCTCGGTCGGCAACCTCCCCGTCGCGGTCGCCGGGCTCGCCGTGGTCGTCGCGCTCGCGCTCGTCGGCTACCGGCAGGTAAGCGTGCTGGCCGTCCTCGCGCTCGGCGCGGTCGCCGCGACGGCCGCGACCGGCGTTCCGACGCCTCGAGTCCCCGACCCCGCGCTCTTTCCCGCCGGCTCGCCGGCGGTCACGACGGCGGCGCTCGAGGGGACGGTCGCCCAGCTCGGCATGACGATCGGCAACGCGGCCATCGCGACGGCGCTGCTCTGTGGCGACCTCTACGATCGGGATATCGACGCCGACGACCTCTCGCAGAGCATGGGCGTCACCTGCCTCGCCGCGATCCCTATCGGCGGCGTGCCGATGTGCCACGGCAGCGGCGGCCTCGCCGGCAAGTACGCCTTCGGCGCGCGAACCGGCGGCGCGAACGTCCTCCTCGGCCTGGGCTACCTCGCGCTCGCGCTGGTCGCCGCCGGCGCTCTGCTCGCCGCGTTCCCGCTCGCCCTGCTCGGCGTTCTGCTGGTCGTCGTCGCGCTCGAGCTCGGCCGGGCGGCGTTCGATCCCGTTGCGGACGGACGGTCGCTCGCGCTCGTCGTCGGCGTCGGCGTCGTCGGCCTCGCGATCAACGTCGGCGTCGCGTTCGTCCTCGGAGCCGTCGCGTTCTGGGGGGTTTCGCGCCTGGAGTAA
- a CDS encoding dihydrodipicolinate synthase family protein, translating into MHGTGVPTVTPFSDGRIDRERLTVLVEWLEEAGVDFLVPCGSTGEAPSLTIDERVAVVETVAEATDLPVLAGTGQEGLEPTLETTERAAAAGADAALVITPAYYGSGDAELAAYYRDVADASPIPVYLYSVPKFTDHALSPRTVGALSSHENIAGIKDSSGSLGSIQRIVQHAADESFSVLVGSASVYAAGLAAGADGGVLAVANVVPERASEVFRLARDGRPDEARDRNAAFVELNHAVTARFGVPGVKAALALRDRPVGRPRRPLRPLEDGAETELESILFEALET; encoded by the coding sequence GTGCACGGAACTGGCGTCCCCACCGTCACGCCGTTCTCCGACGGCAGGATCGACCGCGAGCGGCTGACGGTTCTCGTCGAGTGGCTCGAGGAAGCCGGCGTCGACTTCCTCGTCCCCTGCGGGTCGACCGGCGAGGCGCCGTCGCTGACGATCGACGAGCGCGTCGCGGTCGTCGAAACCGTCGCCGAGGCGACCGACCTCCCGGTGCTCGCCGGCACCGGCCAGGAGGGCCTCGAACCGACGCTCGAGACCACCGAACGCGCCGCCGCGGCGGGCGCCGACGCGGCGCTCGTGATCACGCCCGCCTATTACGGCTCCGGCGACGCGGAACTCGCCGCCTACTACCGGGACGTCGCCGACGCGTCGCCGATCCCGGTCTACCTCTACAGCGTGCCCAAGTTCACGGATCACGCGCTCTCGCCGCGGACCGTCGGCGCGCTCTCGAGCCACGAAAATATCGCCGGGATCAAGGACTCGAGCGGGAGCCTCGGCTCGATCCAGCGGATCGTCCAGCACGCCGCCGACGAGTCGTTCTCGGTGCTGGTGGGCAGCGCCAGCGTCTACGCGGCCGGACTCGCGGCCGGCGCCGATGGCGGCGTACTCGCGGTCGCGAACGTGGTTCCCGAACGGGCGAGCGAGGTTTTCCGACTCGCCCGGGACGGGCGACCGGACGAGGCTCGCGACCGAAACGCCGCGTTCGTCGAACTCAACCACGCGGTCACCGCGCGGTTCGGCGTGCCGGGCGTCAAGGCCGCCCTCGCGCTTCGCGATCGGCCCGTCGGTCGACCCCGCCGTCCGCTCCGCCCGCTCGAGGACGGCGCCGAAACCGAACTCGAGTCGATTCTCTTCGAAGCACTCGAGACGTAA
- a CDS encoding GNAT family N-acetyltransferase, whose amino-acid sequence MLAGFDSDPSEERLRERTDRLRDDRDGIFLAGIDGTVRGYSYFRWGEETKSFVGEDEAGLKEIYVDPDYWGEGIGTALLERGLDGLPDGVERVRSRCSTATRSATASTRLAASTEPAVLSSRSPARRTRR is encoded by the coding sequence GTGCTCGCGGGGTTCGATTCCGATCCGTCCGAGGAACGACTGCGCGAAAGGACCGACCGGCTGCGCGACGATCGCGACGGGATCTTCCTGGCGGGGATCGACGGTACCGTCCGCGGCTACAGCTATTTCCGGTGGGGTGAGGAGACGAAGTCCTTCGTCGGCGAGGACGAGGCCGGCCTCAAGGAGATCTACGTCGACCCCGATTACTGGGGCGAAGGGATCGGCACGGCGCTGCTCGAGCGCGGCCTCGACGGATTACCGGACGGCGTCGAACGCGTTCGATCGAGATGCTCGACGGCAACGAGGTCGGCCACCGCTTCTACGCGGCTCGCGGCTTCGACCGAACCGGCAGTTCTGAGTTCGAGATCGCCGGCGAGGCGTACCCGACGGTGA
- a CDS encoding SDR family oxidoreductase, whose translation MEVLVAGAHGQVGQHVTELLAESDHDAYGMVRDEDQLSDIDDLGAEPVLADLTEDITHAVEDRDAIIFAAGSGGNDVWGVDRDGAINIVDAAEAEGVGRFVMLSSINADQPENSPEALREYLRAKAEADEYLRESDLTYTIVRPGPLTNEEGTGEIRTGADLDRDDVEIPREDVARTLVAALETENTYGKTFELAAGDESIDRALEDPLGD comes from the coding sequence ATGGAGGTACTCGTAGCGGGCGCCCACGGCCAGGTCGGACAGCACGTGACCGAACTGCTCGCGGAGAGCGATCACGACGCATACGGGATGGTTCGCGACGAGGACCAGCTGTCGGACATCGACGACCTCGGCGCCGAACCGGTCCTCGCCGACCTGACCGAGGACATTACGCACGCCGTCGAGGATCGCGACGCGATCATCTTCGCCGCCGGCTCCGGCGGGAACGACGTGTGGGGCGTCGACCGCGACGGGGCGATCAACATCGTCGACGCCGCGGAGGCCGAGGGTGTCGGGCGCTTCGTGATGCTGAGTTCGATCAACGCCGATCAGCCGGAGAACAGCCCCGAGGCGCTGCGGGAGTACCTCCGCGCGAAGGCCGAAGCCGACGAGTACCTCCGCGAGAGCGACTTGACGTACACCATCGTCCGTCCCGGGCCGCTCACGAACGAGGAGGGGACCGGCGAGATCCGGACCGGCGCGGACCTCGACCGCGACGACGTCGAAATCCCGCGCGAGGACGTCGCTCGGACGCTCGTCGCGGCGCTCGAGACAGAGAATACCTACGGGAAAACGTTCGAACTCGCGGCCGGAGACGAGTCGATCGATCGAGCGCTCGAGGATCCGCTGGGCGACTGA
- a CDS encoding FAD binding domain-containing protein translates to MSQTRSHRTANSLEVAISGGSMGGLFAGIALERAGHDVTIYERSTGELRSRGAGIVAQQHVRRFLERHDIVVPEEITTASSERRFLARDGDVRASRPDSMVFTSWDAVYRRLRDAFPDDRYRMGAEVVDVAPETATATIAGGSERVADLVVAAEGGQSSTRRRLFPEVEPKVADYVAWRGVVPESDLATDTVEAFDDRFVFYQGSNLLILAYLIPGADGGTEPGERRLNWVWYDTLADRDRTAIFTDASDTERAFTVPPGRLRDPVRRRQLERAANVLPPVFETVAAETEAPFVQAIYDLAVPEMTVERACLLGDAAFVARPHTAAGTAKAAGDGAELANALEENDSPDAALSSWDETRTEYGSRLVARGKRMGDERLHLATRPS, encoded by the coding sequence GTGTCTCAGACACGGTCTCACCGAACGGCGAACTCGCTCGAGGTCGCCATCTCCGGCGGTTCGATGGGCGGACTCTTCGCGGGGATCGCCCTCGAGCGAGCGGGACACGACGTGACGATTTACGAGCGATCGACGGGCGAGCTTCGGAGCCGCGGCGCCGGGATCGTCGCCCAGCAGCACGTGCGTCGCTTCCTCGAGCGCCACGACATCGTCGTGCCGGAGGAGATCACGACGGCCTCGAGCGAGCGGCGGTTTCTCGCCCGAGACGGTGACGTCCGGGCGTCGCGACCCGACTCGATGGTCTTCACGTCGTGGGACGCCGTCTACCGCCGGCTCCGCGACGCGTTTCCCGACGATCGGTACCGGATGGGGGCCGAAGTCGTCGACGTCGCGCCCGAGACGGCGACTGCCACGATCGCAGGCGGGAGCGAACGCGTCGCCGATCTGGTCGTCGCCGCCGAAGGCGGGCAGTCGTCGACCCGTCGCCGACTGTTTCCCGAGGTCGAGCCGAAGGTCGCGGACTACGTCGCCTGGCGCGGCGTCGTCCCGGAATCCGATCTCGCGACGGATACCGTTGAGGCGTTCGACGACCGTTTCGTCTTCTACCAGGGGTCGAATCTCCTGATTCTCGCCTACCTCATTCCGGGCGCCGACGGCGGGACCGAACCGGGCGAGCGCAGACTCAACTGGGTGTGGTACGACACGCTCGCGGATCGGGACCGAACCGCGATCTTCACCGACGCGAGCGACACCGAACGCGCGTTCACCGTTCCGCCCGGCCGCCTCCGCGATCCGGTCCGGCGTCGGCAACTCGAGCGGGCGGCGAACGTCCTCCCGCCGGTGTTCGAAACCGTCGCGGCGGAGACCGAAGCGCCGTTCGTCCAAGCTATCTACGACCTGGCCGTCCCGGAGATGACGGTCGAGCGGGCGTGTCTGCTCGGCGACGCCGCGTTCGTCGCCCGCCCGCACACCGCGGCGGGGACCGCGAAGGCCGCCGGCGACGGCGCGGAACTGGCGAACGCGCTCGAGGAGAACGACTCCCCGGACGCGGCCCTCTCGTCGTGGGACGAAACGCGAACCGAGTACGGGTCGCGCTTGGTCGCGCGAGGGAAGCGGATGGGGGACGAGCGCCTCCACCTGGCCACGCGACCGAGTTAA
- a CDS encoding AIR synthase family protein gives MSDLGKIDRRFFERRIAPNLGADRDDVALGPSHGVDFGVLDIDGRALVTATDPLSILPDLGLERAARFALDLVLADVAVSGVPPSHLSICFTLPETMSDDEFATVWETIHAECADLGVAVATGHTARYSGQSYPWVGAATAMGVGDRADVVRPDGAREGDRLLLTTGPAVESVGLLSTLFPDELELPDDAIADAQERLEEVYAVRDALAAAAAGPVTAMHDVTEGGLAGALNEMAAGADARFAVDRASVPMRPGVAEVCDSLEIDPWAATSCGSLAIAVDPDGVDAVRGALEARGTVVADIGRVESGEGVVVDGERLEHPRVDPSWDAYAELAGG, from the coding sequence GTGAGCGACCTCGGCAAGATCGATCGACGGTTCTTCGAGCGCCGCATCGCGCCGAACCTCGGCGCCGACCGCGACGACGTCGCCCTCGGACCCAGCCACGGCGTCGACTTCGGCGTCCTCGATATCGACGGGCGGGCGCTGGTCACCGCCACCGACCCGCTCTCGATCCTTCCCGACCTCGGCCTCGAGCGCGCCGCGCGGTTCGCGCTCGACCTCGTGCTCGCGGACGTCGCCGTCAGCGGAGTTCCGCCGTCGCACCTCTCGATCTGTTTCACGCTCCCCGAGACGATGAGCGACGACGAGTTCGCGACGGTCTGGGAGACGATCCACGCGGAGTGTGCGGATCTCGGCGTGGCCGTCGCGACGGGCCACACGGCGCGGTACTCGGGCCAGTCCTACCCGTGGGTCGGCGCCGCGACCGCGATGGGCGTCGGCGACCGCGCCGACGTCGTCCGCCCGGACGGTGCGCGCGAGGGGGATCGACTCCTGCTGACGACCGGGCCCGCCGTCGAGTCGGTGGGCCTCCTGAGCACGCTCTTTCCCGACGAGCTCGAGCTTCCCGACGACGCGATCGCGGACGCCCAGGAGCGGCTCGAGGAGGTCTACGCCGTCCGGGACGCGCTCGCGGCGGCCGCCGCGGGACCCGTGACCGCGATGCACGACGTGACCGAGGGCGGCCTTGCGGGTGCGCTGAACGAGATGGCCGCCGGCGCGGACGCCAGATTCGCCGTCGACCGCGCGTCGGTTCCGATGCGTCCCGGCGTCGCGGAGGTCTGTGACTCCCTCGAGATCGACCCCTGGGCGGCGACCAGTTGCGGCTCGCTCGCGATCGCGGTCGACCCCGACGGCGTCGACGCGGTCCGCGGGGCGCTCGAGGCGCGCGGCACCGTCGTGGCCGATATCGGCCGCGTCGAGTCCGGTGAGGGGGTCGTCGTCGACGGAGAGCGCCTCGAGCACCCGCGGGTCGATCCCTCGTGGGACGCCTACGCCGAACTGGCCGGCGGGTAG
- the thiD gene encoding bifunctional hydroxymethylpyrimidine kinase/phosphomethylpyrimidine kinase: protein MRTPAPDARPVALTIAGSDSGGGAGIQADLATMTAHGVFGTSAISAVTAQHTRGVESSFALPPAEVEAQIEAVTDDFAVGAAKTGMLATTEIVRLVAERASSFDFPLVVDPVMVASSGDRLLEPEAERAYEDLFGEATLATPNADEAEVLSGIEVTDVESAREAGDAILETGVDAVLLKGGHVPGETVRDVFVTADDARTFEHPRIGTDATHGSGCALASAITARLAKREPLEPAVEGATDFLARAVRYYYDVGEGHGAVNHAVELRNAAAREPTAEAVQAVVDRLVAADVSGLVPEVGMNVVGATPYAESIAETAAVEGRITRVLDGVQPNRGVRFGASSHLADFLVSAREYAPDLRFAVNCRFDEGVERALEGLEWPVAETDRSSEPADAFGDRETTPAAVIDRGDVGREAMTRLVAEEPETLADRLLALDAEVGE from the coding sequence ATGAGAACGCCAGCACCCGACGCGCGTCCCGTCGCGCTGACGATCGCAGGGAGCGACTCCGGCGGCGGGGCCGGGATCCAGGCGGACCTCGCGACGATGACCGCCCACGGCGTCTTCGGGACGTCGGCGATCAGCGCCGTCACCGCCCAGCACACCCGCGGCGTCGAGTCCTCGTTCGCGCTGCCGCCCGCGGAGGTCGAGGCCCAGATCGAGGCCGTCACCGACGACTTCGCGGTCGGCGCGGCGAAGACGGGCATGCTCGCGACGACCGAGATCGTCCGGTTAGTCGCCGAACGGGCCTCGTCGTTCGACTTCCCGCTGGTCGTCGACCCCGTCATGGTCGCTTCCTCCGGCGACCGGCTGCTCGAGCCGGAGGCCGAACGGGCCTACGAGGACCTGTTCGGGGAGGCGACGCTCGCGACGCCGAACGCCGACGAGGCCGAAGTGCTGTCGGGAATCGAGGTTACCGACGTAGAGAGCGCCCGCGAGGCCGGCGACGCGATCCTCGAGACCGGCGTCGACGCGGTGCTCCTCAAGGGCGGTCACGTCCCCGGCGAGACGGTCCGGGACGTGTTCGTCACCGCGGACGATGCCAGGACGTTCGAACATCCGCGGATCGGGACCGACGCGACCCACGGCTCCGGCTGCGCGCTCGCGTCGGCGATCACCGCCCGGTTGGCGAAGCGAGAGCCGCTCGAGCCGGCCGTCGAGGGGGCGACCGACTTCCTCGCCCGGGCGGTGCGCTACTACTACGACGTCGGGGAGGGCCACGGCGCGGTCAACCACGCCGTCGAGCTCCGGAACGCGGCCGCCCGCGAGCCGACCGCCGAGGCGGTCCAGGCGGTCGTCGACCGCCTCGTCGCGGCCGACGTCTCGGGGCTCGTCCCCGAGGTCGGGATGAACGTCGTCGGCGCGACGCCGTACGCCGAGTCGATTGCCGAGACGGCCGCCGTCGAGGGCCGGATCACGCGCGTGCTTGACGGCGTCCAGCCCAACCGCGGCGTCCGGTTCGGCGCCTCGAGTCACCTCGCCGACTTCCTCGTCTCGGCCCGCGAGTACGCCCCCGACCTGCGCTTCGCCGTCAACTGTCGGTTCGACGAGGGCGTCGAGCGCGCGCTCGAGGGCCTCGAGTGGCCGGTCGCCGAGACCGATCGCTCGAGCGAGCCGGCGGACGCGTTCGGCGACCGCGAGACGACGCCCGCCGCGGTGATCGACCGCGGCGACGTCGGGAGGGAAGCGATGACCCGACTCGTCGCCGAGGAGCCGGAGACGCTGGCCGACCGGTTGTTGGCGCTCGACGCGGAGGTGGGCGAATGA
- a CDS encoding TIGR03560 family F420-dependent LLM class oxidoreductase has protein sequence MSALDADIGVILPQYGTDVETIRRVATEAESLGYDAVWLEDHLQSWIGDPRRETAECWTTLAALAEATDRIRLGSLVTSQSYRHPSLLAKMAATVDRVSDGRLELGLGAGWYEDEYDRFGYEFREPPAERIRRLAETVEILQGLWTNETFSYEGEALDVALEDAFCEPQPVQDPHPPIWIGGGGERFTLRYAAELADGWNYGTLEPEGFAEKLAVLREHCDDEQRYEEITKSAELFVFVDETDEDAERKRARFADEYLPDGPSEPREFFLSAYVETAPTGSPETVRERLREYGDVGIETLMLAVPDAVDDDSLALLGDALLE, from the coding sequence ATGAGCGCCCTCGACGCCGATATCGGGGTAATCCTCCCCCAGTACGGGACCGACGTCGAGACGATTCGACGCGTCGCGACCGAGGCCGAATCGCTCGGCTACGACGCCGTCTGGCTCGAGGACCACCTCCAGTCCTGGATCGGCGATCCCCGCCGGGAGACCGCCGAGTGCTGGACGACCCTCGCCGCGCTCGCCGAGGCGACGGACCGGATCCGCCTCGGGTCGCTCGTCACGAGCCAGTCCTATCGCCACCCGTCGCTGCTGGCGAAGATGGCGGCGACGGTCGATCGCGTCAGCGACGGCCGACTCGAGCTCGGACTCGGCGCGGGCTGGTACGAGGACGAGTACGACCGCTTCGGCTACGAGTTCCGGGAGCCGCCGGCCGAACGAATTCGACGGCTCGCCGAGACGGTCGAGATCCTGCAGGGGCTGTGGACGAACGAGACCTTCAGCTACGAGGGCGAGGCGCTCGACGTCGCCCTCGAGGACGCGTTCTGCGAACCGCAGCCGGTACAGGATCCCCATCCCCCGATCTGGATCGGCGGCGGCGGCGAGCGGTTCACCCTGCGATACGCCGCCGAACTGGCCGACGGCTGGAACTACGGGACCCTCGAACCCGAGGGGTTCGCCGAGAAGCTCGCGGTGTTGCGCGAGCACTGTGACGACGAGCAGCGGTACGAAGAGATCACCAAGTCCGCCGAACTGTTCGTCTTCGTCGACGAGACCGACGAGGACGCCGAGCGAAAGCGTGCGCGATTCGCGGACGAGTACCTGCCCGACGGGCCGTCCGAACCGCGGGAGTTCTTCCTCTCGGCGTACGTCGAGACGGCGCCGACGGGGTCGCCAGAGACGGTCCGGGAGCGCCTCCGGGAGTACGGAGACGTCGGCATCGAGACGCTCATGCTCGCGGTTCCGGACGCGGTCGACGACGACAGTCTCGCGCTGCTGGGCGACGCGCTGCTCGAGTAG
- a CDS encoding HalOD1 output domain-containing protein, which produces MSEIVPMENGAEFGRPSLEVISTVAEREDCPPAELRPPLYSVVDPETLDRLCGSPGGGQHGLDGSMSFTYCGYDVTVASDGTVSVE; this is translated from the coding sequence ATGTCTGAGATAGTACCGATGGAAAACGGCGCCGAATTCGGCCGGCCGAGTCTCGAGGTGATCTCGACGGTGGCCGAACGCGAGGATTGTCCGCCGGCGGAGCTCCGGCCACCGCTCTACAGCGTCGTCGATCCCGAAACGCTGGATCGACTCTGCGGGTCGCCCGGCGGTGGCCAGCACGGACTCGACGGGAGTATGAGTTTTACCTACTGTGGATACGACGTGACGGTGGCAAGCGACGGGACGGTCTCCGTCGAATGA
- a CDS encoding helix-turn-helix domain-containing protein, with translation MSYIAEVSFTHPRLHLGAVLESLPEIVAEIKPQPVTDLAEPTLFYSVTNVDTIAFESVCDETDSITDWNRLLDVDETALYRMTTEPDVETVSSIIADLRGCILDARSYEGVWKYLLYVSDRDALTKLTEYCDRTGITFQLNRLYSVETYADLQCGARLGLELTDRQREVATTAATMGYFDSEGADAGDVADELDISQSALSGHLRLITNKIYGELFVENPRAYL, from the coding sequence ATGAGTTATATCGCCGAAGTATCGTTTACCCACCCCCGATTGCACCTGGGGGCGGTGCTCGAGTCGCTCCCGGAAATCGTCGCCGAGATCAAACCGCAACCGGTAACCGATCTCGCCGAGCCGACGCTGTTCTACTCCGTCACGAACGTCGATACGATCGCGTTCGAATCCGTCTGCGACGAGACCGATTCGATAACGGACTGGAATCGGCTCCTCGACGTGGACGAGACCGCTCTCTACCGGATGACGACTGAGCCGGACGTAGAGACAGTCTCCTCGATAATAGCTGATCTACGCGGCTGCATTCTCGACGCGCGTAGCTACGAGGGCGTCTGGAAATACCTGCTGTACGTCAGCGATCGAGACGCTCTCACGAAGCTGACCGAATACTGCGATCGAACGGGGATCACGTTCCAGTTGAACCGGTTGTACTCTGTCGAAACGTACGCCGACCTGCAGTGCGGGGCCCGTCTCGGTCTGGAACTGACTGACCGACAGCGCGAGGTCGCGACGACGGCGGCGACGATGGGGTACTTCGATTCCGAGGGCGCGGACGCCGGCGACGTAGCCGACGAACTCGATATCTCGCAATCGGCGCTCTCGGGTCATCTACGGCTGATCACGAACAAAATTTACGGCGAACTCTTCGTGGAGAACCCGCGCGCCTACCTGTAG
- a CDS encoding tRNA-binding protein translates to MAATESPFDVEIRVGEVLEAESFPEANKPEMTKLWIDLGEERGEIQSAAQLDHHYDPDELEGRQVLCATNLGSVRIAGFKSEALTVGVPDEEGYPVLVEPNKDVPLDGLLF, encoded by the coding sequence ATGGCAGCGACCGAGAGCCCGTTCGACGTCGAGATTCGCGTCGGGGAAGTACTCGAAGCCGAGTCGTTCCCGGAAGCGAACAAGCCGGAGATGACGAAACTCTGGATCGACCTCGGGGAGGAACGCGGCGAGATCCAGTCCGCCGCGCAGCTCGACCACCACTACGATCCCGACGAACTCGAGGGGCGACAGGTGCTGTGCGCGACGAACCTCGGCTCGGTCCGGATCGCCGGGTTCAAATCCGAGGCGTTGACCGTCGGCGTGCCGGACGAGGAGGGGTATCCGGTGCTCGTGGAACCGAACAAGGACGTGCCGCTCGACGGTCTCCTGTTCTGA